acccgctctcgaacggTAGCAACTAagactggtgcatgcctagccaactcACTTAATCGGACCGTATATttcgacacggtcatagaaccctggcgcagcttctcaaactctgcgcgccaagaatctctaagactctaaggaacatactctcttaaaaacatatctgaaaattgagtccaagtgagtgaagctgccttagTCGGACTATCCAaatcatatgcccgccaccactggtaggctgctcctctaagctgaaatgccatgaaagaaaccccactggaatccacaatacccatagtatggaggatacagTGGCATTCCTCTAGAAAACCTAGAGCGTCCTCTAAATCTAAACCGCTGAAtatgggagggtggtactttttgtacctctcgagcatgagctgctccccctctgaaactgatgccctaacctcgggccgaactgaaacaactggctgcactggtataacttctggggcatggtcaacctgggcccgtgGCTCTAGGGTATGGGtggcgggagtctatgctcctcccccggcctgagatgtggcaggagcaagtggaattaaccctgcctgagcgaaagtgccaaacatgctcaaaaactgggccagagtctcctgaagtgcaggagtagtatcaagcgtctcaggtgcctgctctccaactagagctactggtggctctgctgcagcagctcgtgcaagtgctctggctgcaccacgtggtcttcctcggcctctggcacgacctctgccccgaccccagcCTCTTGCGGCTGTAACAGGGGGCGCatgtgtctgatcatcggatctagttgtgcgtgtcctcaccatctgtgaaagaatagaaagacaatggtttaaaattttgaagtcaacaaatgcgcacgataagaagtcaaagaagtgaatatttccctcacagttccatagcctcccgaagataagtacagacgtctccataccaattcacgagactctactaaacctgcttgtgacttataacacctatgaacctaaagctctgataccaacttgtcacgaccccaaattttcctctgtaggatgtcgtgatgacacctagtctctaagactaggtaagcctatcaatgcggaataacaatagaaatatgaaataaataaatttgcaactcacataattataactcctaaaactcggtagaaataagtcacaagcttctaagaatttattctctatgtctctatacattagagtctaaagcaaataaggaagacaacataataagatagaaggggactccggactctgcggacgctggcagatatacctcgaagtctcctcgtacagctagatTACTGATgcttggtctgataagatgtacctggatctgcacaaaacgatgtgcagaagcatagtatgagtacaccatagcggtacccagtaagtgccaagcctaacctcagtagagtagtgacgagttcaggtcaggccctactggaataataaaagacaaggtgaaatgtttaacaatataataaaaatgaaatgacaatggaaatgaatcaagtaagtagtatgtcaccaattaactatgcaaaataatggcaaataatacctcttggaaacaaaacagaattcttttcaactttaagaaaatcataaCAATAGTCAAAGGCAACtgcagccataaatcaatatcaacaagggcactcctgaggtacctcctcgtagtcccaaatcataaataaattcacaatatctcattttcttatatcaccgcgggatccttcatatttaattttaaagaaattattttttccgaaatagcatcccgcgttttagccacccttatcacaccgcatgacttctagtagttcccctactagccaagcgtatcaagccacccttatctcaccgcatgcgttttaacacccagaccttataccactacatgtgtatcaatatcacaatatatcacaatttgcacctcaagtgaccaaataattcaacttgccaaattaaatcaacaacaatacttttccacaataaagagctcacggatcatgccaaaataaatcaataataatatttttccataataaagagctcacttctccatcacaatgagtacgaaaatctcacaaaatattcaaaaaaaataatatttcacaaatttaacaccttgtctaaatatcaaatttttaaatgtaaaatacttcatttttaataatatttaaattaaagaaattccaccttcaaaaactgcacagaataaaagaaaccaagttttagcTAAATAGctaaaaataattagcaggagaaggccaaacaaatttaaagtatataaatcaaatcaatgatgaaaaatataacaagataaaattatttaattaatatgcaacaacgatctacattatttaaaaaaataatctttcatatttagcccgtgtacacactcgtcacctcgtgtacacgacttttaacacattacaattatcacatcaataccaatcctagggaaaattttccccacacaaagttagacaagtcacttacctcgactggctctaatttaatccactagtaggccttttcctgaattatccaactccgaatggctcgaatctagccaaaataattcaatacagtcaacaaatattatagaaaataatttcacaagaaaatactacatttttcaataaaatatgaatttaactcaaaaatcgctcggaatccggcgaaactcacaaaatccgacaacacattcaattacgagtccaaccataccagtttcactcaaatccgactctaaatcgacaccgaaatctcaaaaatttatttctatggGATTTATaatattttcccaaatttcaatctcaaaacactaattaaatggtaaaaacaaatgatggatttgggtaatctaaccataattgagataagaacacttaccccgatgttttatCTGaatatctcccaaaaatcgcctcttcccaagctccaatttgtcaaaaatggaaaatgggacgaagtcccctcgGCCCTCGATCCTCGaccttcgatcctcggcctcgatcctcggccttcgaTCCTGGGCATTCGATCCCCGGCCttcgatcctcagcctcgatcttgggccttcGATCCTGGGTCTTCGATCCTCGGCCTTCGATCCTCAGTCTTGGTCTTTCGCCTTCGACCCTCGGCCTCAGTCTTCGGCCTTCGATTTTTTTCCCCATATTTCTAGCAGAAaaatattgcagcagcttttacagcagctgtttaagtccaacttttgatctgttaaccatccgaaactcacctgaggccctcaggacctcaaccaaatacatcaacaagtcctaaaacatcatatgaacttatttgaaacctcaaatcatatcaaacaacactaaaattacaaatcacaccccaattcaagcttaatgaaacttaagaatttccaacttctacattcgatgttgaaacctatcaaatcaagttcgattgacctcaaattttgcacaccagtcataaatgacataacggagctatgaaaattttcagaactggattccgatcccgatatcaaaaagtcaactccctaatcaaacttccaaacttaaattcctattttagccatttcaagcctaatttaactacgttcttccaaataaaattccaaatatgcccctaagtctaaaatcaccatacggagttgttggaatcatcaaaattttattccggggtcgtttgcacataagtcgatatccggtcactatttgaacttataCTTTAAAACTTGaaactaaatgttccaattcattccaaaacctcaccggacctaaaCCAATTACTCCAGCAAGTCATATATCAGTTATAAAGTATAGAAAGATCATTAAATAGGtaaacggggctataacttttAAAACAACTGGCCTGATCGTTACACCTTTATTGTCAAAACAGATGAGAGgttagatgctcatggtgcaaTTATCAAAAAACTTGGCAAAGGGTTGCAAAACTTGAagaagcaagtgggacaaatttCCACCATATTTTCTGAAAGGATCCCAGGTACTTTGCCACCCGATACTGAAAGAAACCCCAAGGACACGGTAAatgttgtaactctgagaagtggaCAAATAGTGAAAGAGCCCACCCCTATCCAAAATGAGGTGGTACCgaaaaaagaaagtggggagcagctgaaaaatgaagttaataagaagaagaaaggcaagaagggaacCGAGGAAAAGAAGAAGGGAGAGAATTCAAGAAGGGATGAATCTGAAGAGAGCAAacatatgcctgctttaccttttccccaaaatatTTATAGAGAGAAGCAagacaagcaatttgagagatttatggatatgctgaaacaagttaatgtaaatttgccattcacaaAGGTGCTCTCCCAAATGCCAACTCATGCAaaattcttgaaggaaatcctgaCAAATAATAGAAAGATACAAGAAACATCAgtagtcaagctcacagagcattgcagtgcaatcttgcaaaaaaaaactcccacaaaagtgtggagatccggtgagttttactataccttgctcttttgGCTCTATTAaatttgataagtctttatgtgattctggtgcctcaataaATCTAATACCtttatctatttacaggaagccAGAGAGTAAGATTGGAGAAATAAGGTCagtaccaatatctttgcagctggctgACCAAACAATTttgatacccgaggggatagtggaagatattTTAGTACGGGtcgataagtttgtatttcctgtagactttatagtagtgaatatggaggagaataaGGAGGCCCCTCTCATATTAAGAAGATCATTCTTAGCAACGGGCAGAGCAATCTTAGACATACACGAGAGAggactcatgcttagagtgggtgaggagactctgacttttgagatgaatgtagaaactgggtgaagaagaagaagaagctagCTGCAAGTGTTGAATGGAAACTGAAGAGCTCGAAAGACAAGGCTGCAATGAGTGGAAAAGATAAGTGTGGgttgtaccccaagaaggctgagaagaagttgtctgtatggatgtgtgcattggttTGGGCGcatggaatggagcccgacttcgactcagaccccgactgaaaattcaggaaagtttcctttaacttatattttttaattgtgtattatggggacatgccacaatttaaagtatgGGGTAGAGaaaattgtatgttgtatgtatctgtgttagtaatttagttttgtttttttagtagttagagatagaaaaatgagaaaaaccatcaaaatttaaaaaaattgacTTTTTCCGACAATGGATATCAtttgacgggtttcttgagggattaacgtcaaaagaaaaagataaagagattttattttgttaggtagtgtaataattctcccttgatttttctttatgccgcggttcttttccaagggtatTGTTTGAACCGGCTAAAGTTAGTTTTATTTTGTTaagagtaggaaaccttgtgctatgagttgaattgaagcaatatctcttgactttgtaatgccttgagaatagtgagtgctttagttgtgacgcttaggctcagtttttgactcttgtataagtaccttaaattgtatgatcttaactttgcttaactgctttgactagagtgtcttgatgagtccaatgctgagtgagttatgtgccatgtgtgggtGAGGTTttatgttattctgtgcattgtattcgatgtctagaacttgtcctgtgtatttgcaaagcgaaatagtagttttattcagtcttggaggtgatataggcatttctttgttgagacaGGTATAAGCTTttgcccacctaattgttatgcatcttagttaacccctttgagactgtaatcctgtttctttggcaaccacatcaCAAGTCTTAACCATTTGTTTGTAACCATTTATTTGAACCttatacctctcgtgagcacttaaatTTGTATGAAtgttgtaaaagttaaagtgtgggttGTTTGGTAGGCTTTTGaatggaactaatgaaataaggaggaAGGTGCAATGTATTAAAAAAGTAAGAACCACTtgaattaaaaaagaaagaaaaaaagttaattgtatgattgtgcaaaatattccatgatagtggtaaattttgatgtaattgtgcttaaagaagttgggagttaatatatattgatgtgaaggtagagttatggtttgacataagtgtggggttttgaacaatgaaatgtatgtattaaagtgcttagggaggtgtagtcactcttatatctaaatgtatcctacccatcctgcatcctacattacaaccaattaaagtcctacttgatctttgactgaagGGGCTTGATTAGTTAAGTAGTACACTACAGGCAAGCCTAtagttcatcttttgtggcatacgaatgttgtttctgagagtgagtgaattctttttatcttgagttcctaattgttcttaatttctatTGTGTGTGGAATGACTCTCTATTGTGATGAGGGCatttgattcatgaaggaaaggtaatatcgttgacctctgtgttagagtaagtaagcgggttataaataatgcgtggtgcttttgagtcaaatcgtGAGGTGAAGATATTatactattgtgcttagtctattttaaatattcttggtgtgatgagttatgagagttgtttaaaaaggttgtGTCTTAATAAAGTgaagtttgattgctcgaggacgaaatggtttaagtgtggggtgttgatggtaggctataatctcgtattttagttgcttattgcactccaatttactgcactttaattgagtttgagctttaatcgctaatattttgcactaattgtgtattttatgccttgtaggagaatTTGGAGCTAATGTaaatgttatggagctaattcgagttatttggagttttgaagtctgagtaaaagcccaagggattaaactGGGATCGCgtttgggggtcgaggaccaagtatAGATGTCAAAATCGAAGCAAAAATTCGGGCTCTAATAAAACTACACTAGCGTGGCGCGTGGGGCGTCGCGCCTGTGTAAAATCCTGCCATCTGTCAGAAATCAACTCTCTAAaaatccccactaatgccccgcatggtgtgtcgccccatgcggcgcgcctgtgcaatttttacagagatTTTCCTATTTCGTGCGGAAGGTAtttttgtttgggcccgaccctacttggtataaataaatagaaaaatattattttctagacttttgacacatctaagacctaaggaggctagacAGAAGGTGGAGAAGCGAAAGCACAAGGAATTAATCATTTAATCCTCACTCAAAATAAGAGTTTGGACCGTCTTATGCTTTTCTTGCAAGGGGTTCACCCACTTTCACGAGTTTAATAGGTTCAAGAGATCCCActatatttttgataaatttctccatatctatggagtagttctctttaggaattgatggatttggtgtattgatatttgtttgtggatattaactctagtttttatgtattgaatcattttaggtgttttaattattgcatctattttcacatgttcatgtaatcgagagaggcataacttgtgatatgtttgcattatcttgtttgttgaattcattgattcttcttagtaatcgaaagaggctagttgaattattatttatacctatttaggaggataatcgaaagaggttctcctaatgACCAATGCACTACGAatacttgcatatcttcaccgagcgtaaattggttcatattgcgAGGTTGAAacataatcgagagaggagtttctactaaatgtttgaactaataattgagtgaattcgagagactcacctGAACATTAGAcatgaattaactagagttaaatcccaaacaattatcttgcacctatccaatcaacccatgttttctcccattgatatcttccttgcttacttttgtttgattgtcattagtcaattagctctagattcatagttaattttagttttaattcacataattctcaactgttgattatcttggatagcaatttaGCTACAAACTAcaataatattgtttaaatccaatacctgtggatacaatattatactatactatctttgactagcgagcatatttaggtGTATATTTTAAGCTCGTCAATAAGCTAAACAAATAGAAGGGATGGATagctaacatggtagaaggcttataAGAAAAGTGCAAAAATTGAGAAACGACATATATGTAGATATGACAAACAAGAAGGAAAGCATGATATTTACAAGTATATAATACAACAACAATTGATGTAGAGGACAAAGACAGAACAATAACGATA
This region of Nicotiana tomentosiformis chromosome 4, ASM39032v3, whole genome shotgun sequence genomic DNA includes:
- the LOC138910114 gene encoding uncharacterized protein; amino-acid sequence: MKKTPEEIVTILDELSVDANQWPSENAKRRRVNGVHQVDANISVQVQFDAMAKEIRKLTLASIQSENHAGCDICGRGHPTDECQASTEEVNVVGNYNFNATDERLDAHGAIIKKLGKGLQNLKKQVGQISTIFSERIPGTLPPDTERNPKDTVNVVTLRSGQIVKEPTPIQNEVVPKKESGEQLKNEVNKKKKGKKGTEEKKKGENSRRDESEESKHMPALPFPQNIYREKQDKQFERFMDMLKQVNVNLPFTKVLSQMPTHAKFLKEILTNNRKIQETSVVKLTEHCSAILQKKTPTKVKPESKIGEIRNWVKKKKKLAASVEWKLKSSKDKAAMSGKDKCGLYPKKAEKKLSVWMCALVWAHGMEPDFDSDPD